A DNA window from Bradyrhizobium barranii subsp. barranii contains the following coding sequences:
- the rpoC gene encoding DNA-directed RNA polymerase subunit beta': MNQEIMNLFNPTTPAQVFDQIRISIASPEKILSWSYGEIKKPETINYRTFKPERDGLFCARIFGPIKDYECLCGKYKRMKYKGIICEKCSVEVTLSRVRRERMGHIELAAPVAHIWFLKSLPSRIGLLLDMTLKDLERILYFEYYVVLEPGLTALKDRQLLSEDEYLKAQDEYGQDSFTAMIGAEAIRELLKGMDLEKLEATLRLEMQETDSDIKHKKLAKRLKIVEAFRHSGNKPEWMIMTVVPVIPPDLRPLVPLDGGRFATSDLNDLYRRVINRNNRLKRLMELRAPDIIIRNEKRMLQEAVDALFDNGRRGRVITGANKRPLKSLADMLKGKQGRFRQNLLGKRVDYSGRSVIVVGPELRLHQCGLPKKMALELFKPFIYSRLDAKGLSTTVKQAKKLVEKERPEVWDILDEVIREHPVLLNRAPTLHRLGIQAFEPVLIEGKAIQLHPLVCAAFNADFDGDQMAVHVPLSLEAQLEARVLMMSTNNILHPANGQPIIVPSQDIVLGLYYVSIMREGLPGEGKIFGDMAELEHALHAKVIHLHTKIKYRWQGMDETGKVSTRWIETTAGRVMLGNLLPKNPRISYEIINKLMTKREISGVIDQVYRHCGQKETVIFCDRIMALGFYNAFKAGISFGKDDMVVPHSKWKIVDTTRTLAKDFEQQYNDGLITHGEKYNKVVDAWSKATEEIAKAMMKEISSTKKTASGADADINSIYMMAHSGARGSPAQMRQLAGMRGLMAKPSGEIIETPIISNFKEGLSVLEYFNSTHGARKGLADTALKTANSGYLTRRLVDVAQDCIITQNDCGTKLGIKMRAIVDAGTVVASLGSRILGRTACEDVRDSSGKVIIKRGTLMEESHLDAIHQGGVQEVKIRSALTCELVNGICGMCYGRDLARGTPVNHGEAVGVIAAQSIGEPGTQLTMRTFHIGGAAQLNEQSFVESNFDGKIVIRNKAIARNSEGHLVAMVRNMVIAIVDADGTERATHRIQYGSRLHVDEGDTVKRGQRIVEWDPYTRPLLTEVEGTIGFEDLVEGQSISETLDEATGIAKRVVIDWRSTRGGADLRPAIVVKGKDGKVLKLARGGDARYMLSVDAILSVDVGAKVNTGDILARVSTESAKTRDITGGLPRVAELFEARRPKDAAIIAEISGTIRFGRDYKNKRRISIEPMDKTDEAREYLIPKGKHIHLQDGDVVEKGDFIVEGNPAPHDILAVKGIEELAAYLVNEIQEVYRLQGVLINDKHIEVIVRQMLQKVEVTDQGDTDMISGEQVDKIEFDALNEKAKEEGKKIATGTPVLLGITKASLQTRSFFSAASFQETTRVLTEAAVNGKVDPLEGLKENVIVGRLIPAGTGASMAKIREVAMKRDKLILDEREKQAAVVSPAPEAELPALPPAE; encoded by the coding sequence ATGAACCAAGAAATTATGAATCTCTTCAACCCGACGACTCCGGCTCAGGTCTTCGACCAGATCCGGATTTCGATCGCGTCTCCTGAGAAGATTCTGTCCTGGTCCTACGGCGAGATCAAGAAGCCGGAGACCATCAACTACCGTACCTTCAAGCCCGAGCGCGACGGCCTGTTCTGCGCCCGCATCTTCGGGCCGATCAAGGACTACGAGTGCTTGTGCGGCAAGTACAAGCGCATGAAGTACAAGGGCATCATCTGCGAGAAGTGCTCGGTCGAGGTCACGCTGTCGCGCGTCCGGCGCGAGCGCATGGGCCATATCGAGCTCGCAGCCCCCGTCGCCCACATCTGGTTCCTGAAGTCGCTGCCCTCGCGCATCGGCCTTCTGCTGGACATGACGCTGAAGGATCTCGAGCGGATCCTCTACTTCGAATATTACGTCGTGCTCGAGCCGGGCCTCACCGCGCTCAAGGACCGTCAGCTCTTGTCGGAAGACGAGTATCTGAAGGCGCAGGACGAGTACGGTCAGGATTCCTTCACCGCCATGATCGGCGCGGAAGCGATCCGCGAGCTGCTCAAGGGCATGGACCTCGAGAAGCTCGAAGCCACCTTGCGCCTCGAGATGCAGGAGACCGACTCCGACATCAAGCACAAGAAGCTCGCCAAGCGCCTGAAGATCGTGGAAGCGTTCCGCCACTCCGGCAACAAGCCGGAATGGATGATCATGACCGTGGTTCCGGTGATTCCGCCGGACCTGCGTCCGCTGGTGCCGCTGGACGGCGGCCGCTTCGCGACCTCGGACCTCAACGACCTCTACCGCCGCGTCATCAACCGCAACAACCGCTTGAAGCGGCTGATGGAGCTGCGCGCGCCGGACATCATCATCCGCAACGAGAAGCGCATGCTTCAGGAAGCGGTCGATGCGCTGTTCGACAACGGCCGCCGCGGCCGCGTCATCACGGGCGCCAACAAGCGTCCGCTGAAGTCGCTCGCCGACATGCTCAAGGGCAAGCAGGGTCGCTTCCGTCAGAACCTGCTCGGCAAGCGCGTCGACTATTCGGGCCGTTCGGTGATCGTGGTCGGTCCCGAGCTGCGCCTGCATCAGTGCGGCCTGCCGAAGAAGATGGCGCTCGAGCTGTTCAAGCCGTTCATCTACTCGCGGCTTGACGCCAAGGGCCTGTCCACCACCGTGAAGCAGGCGAAGAAGCTGGTCGAGAAGGAGCGGCCCGAGGTCTGGGACATCCTGGACGAGGTCATCCGCGAGCATCCGGTGCTGCTCAACCGCGCACCGACGCTGCATCGTCTCGGCATCCAGGCGTTCGAGCCCGTGCTGATCGAGGGCAAGGCGATCCAGCTGCATCCGCTGGTCTGCGCCGCGTTCAACGCCGACTTCGACGGCGACCAGATGGCCGTGCACGTTCCGCTGTCGCTCGAAGCGCAGCTGGAAGCGCGCGTCCTGATGATGTCGACCAACAACATCCTGCATCCGGCGAACGGCCAGCCGATCATCGTGCCGTCGCAGGACATCGTGCTCGGTCTCTACTACGTCTCGATCATGCGCGAAGGCCTGCCCGGCGAGGGCAAGATCTTCGGCGACATGGCCGAGCTCGAGCACGCGCTGCACGCGAAGGTCATCCACCTCCACACCAAGATCAAGTATCGGTGGCAGGGCATGGACGAGACCGGCAAGGTCTCGACGCGCTGGATCGAGACCACCGCGGGTCGCGTCATGCTCGGCAATCTGCTGCCGAAGAACCCGCGGATTTCGTACGAGATCATCAACAAGCTGATGACCAAGCGCGAAATCTCGGGCGTCATCGACCAGGTCTACCGTCACTGCGGCCAGAAGGAGACTGTGATCTTCTGCGACCGCATCATGGCGCTCGGCTTCTACAACGCGTTCAAGGCCGGCATCTCGTTCGGCAAGGACGACATGGTCGTGCCGCACTCCAAGTGGAAGATCGTCGACACCACCCGTACGCTGGCGAAGGATTTCGAGCAGCAGTACAACGACGGTCTGATCACCCATGGCGAGAAGTACAACAAGGTCGTCGACGCCTGGTCGAAGGCCACGGAAGAAATCGCCAAGGCGATGATGAAGGAGATCTCCTCGACCAAGAAGACGGCGAGCGGGGCGGATGCCGACATCAACTCGATCTACATGATGGCTCACTCCGGTGCCCGCGGTTCGCCGGCCCAGATGCGCCAGCTCGCCGGCATGCGCGGCCTGATGGCCAAGCCGTCGGGTGAGATCATCGAGACGCCGATCATCTCGAACTTCAAGGAAGGCCTCTCGGTGCTCGAGTACTTCAACTCGACCCACGGCGCCCGTAAGGGCCTCGCGGACACCGCGTTGAAGACCGCGAACTCGGGCTACCTGACCCGTCGTCTCGTCGACGTGGCGCAGGACTGCATCATCACGCAGAACGACTGCGGCACCAAGCTCGGCATCAAGATGCGCGCCATCGTCGATGCCGGCACCGTGGTCGCCTCGCTCGGCTCGCGCATCCTCGGCCGTACGGCCTGCGAAGACGTGCGTGACAGCTCGGGCAAGGTGATCATCAAGCGCGGTACGCTGATGGAAGAGAGCCATCTGGACGCCATCCACCAGGGTGGCGTGCAGGAGGTGAAGATCCGCTCGGCACTGACCTGCGAGCTCGTCAACGGCATCTGCGGCATGTGCTACGGCCGCGACCTCGCCCGCGGCACGCCGGTCAACCACGGTGAAGCCGTCGGCGTCATCGCGGCGCAGTCGATCGGCGAGCCCGGCACCCAGCTGACCATGCGCACCTTCCACATCGGTGGTGCGGCGCAGCTCAACGAGCAGTCGTTCGTCGAATCCAACTTCGACGGCAAGATCGTGATCCGGAACAAGGCCATCGCCCGCAACAGCGAAGGTCACCTGGTCGCGATGGTCCGCAACATGGTGATCGCGATCGTCGATGCCGACGGCACCGAGCGTGCGACGCACCGTATCCAGTACGGTTCGCGCCTGCACGTCGACGAGGGCGACACCGTCAAGCGCGGCCAGCGCATCGTCGAGTGGGATCCCTACACCCGTCCGCTGCTCACCGAAGTCGAAGGTACCATCGGCTTCGAGGATCTGGTCGAGGGGCAGTCGATCTCGGAAACGCTCGACGAGGCCACCGGTATCGCCAAGCGCGTGGTCATCGACTGGCGCTCGACCCGCGGCGGCGCGGACCTGCGTCCGGCCATCGTGGTCAAGGGCAAGGACGGCAAGGTGCTCAAGCTCGCCCGTGGCGGCGATGCCCGCTACATGCTGTCGGTCGATGCCATTCTCTCGGTCGACGTCGGAGCCAAGGTCAATACGGGCGACATCCTCGCCCGTGTCTCGACCGAAAGCGCCAAGACGCGTGACATCACCGGCGGTCTGCCGCGGGTGGCGGAACTGTTCGAGGCACGGCGTCCGAAGGATGCGGCGATCATCGCCGAAATCTCGGGCACCATCCGGTTCGGACGCGACTACAAGAACAAGCGTCGCATCTCGATCGAGCCGATGGACAAGACCGACGAGGCACGCGAGTACCTGATCCCGAAGGGCAAGCACATCCACCTTCAGGACGGCGACGTCGTCGAAAAGGGCGACTTCATCGTCGAAGGCAACCCGGCGCCGCACGACATCCTGGCGGTCAAGGGCATCGAGGAGCTTGCGGCCTATCTGGTCAACGAGATCCAGGAGGTCTACCGGCTCCAGGGCGTGCTCATCAACGACAAGCACATCGAGGTGATTGTCCGTCAGATGCTCCAGAAGGTGGAAGTCACCGACCAGGGCGACACGGACATGATCTCCGGCGAGCAGGTCGACAAGATCGAGTTCGACGCGCTCAACGAGAAGGCGAAGGAAGAGGGCAAGAAGATCGCTACGGGAACGCCGGTTCTGCTCGGCATCACCAAGGCGAGCCTTCAGACCCGCTCCTTCTTCTCGGCGGCCTCGTTCCAGGAGACCACCCGCGTCCTCACGGAAGCGGCGGTCAACGGCAAGGTCGATCCGCTCGAAGGCCTCAAGGAGAACGTCATCGTCGGCCGGCTGATCCCGGCGGGCACCGGCGCCTCCATGGCCAAGATCCGCGAAGTCGCGATGAAGCGCGACAAGCTGATCCTGGACGAGCGCGAGAAGCAGGCGGCCGTCGTGTCGCCCGCGCCGGAAGCGGAGCTTCCTGCGCTGCCTCCTGCGGAATAA
- a CDS encoding FAD-dependent oxidoreductase, translating into MLDLAIVGGGPGGLMSAWYLKRKLGDLCRITIYEASDRLGGKIVTRKFDSAPAMYEAGVAEIYDYSMTGPDPLRELIQHFGLQTIPMDAEQVQFGGELLNDVAGMRRKYGAKTAAAIEAFRNRCAEAMTPIEYYEGVGAHDNENPWAYKTAEQVLDEEVEDETAKRFFKVMARSDIATESHNTNGLNALKNYLMDVDGYIGLYSIQNGNEQLIECLQSEVNADVQLNHRVLTVGKAPTGRYQLKMMNGKGPETRDFDLVLVCLPHSWLATMGWEGEQLRKSMVKHVSYFDRPAHYLRVSILFDTPFWGEKISGAWFMSEAFGGCCVYNEGARHDVGKHGVLNWLIPGSDALAFANLSDQELIDAALKSLPASLGDARSHFVEGKIHRWLSSVNAIPGGLPVRDVMTNHRPEPKEHPGIVVVGDYLFDSTLNGLLDSSDAATDIILTEMMRLRRERGQEEGEPVSDKIDRDYFENYRGLGPYSEAWRHFTDPDYLTKLIGIVWGKARGAKLLVAGSASGELVGALRDRGIDAFGIENNRAIHARTPKALKKYNKLGSITDMPFKDGAFDFVFETSLCHVSPKQVVRAIRELNRVVKTGLVFGSITSDMASVVIDRYDLLRGVKKLGTWWEWSELFFGNGFDLSMHRKDCTDALWEATLAANKGPGQWYADADSLRYSFFDKVEGEDDD; encoded by the coding sequence ATGCTTGATCTCGCAATCGTAGGCGGCGGCCCCGGCGGGCTGATGAGCGCCTGGTACTTGAAGCGTAAGCTCGGCGACCTCTGCCGCATCACCATCTACGAGGCCTCCGACCGGCTCGGCGGCAAGATCGTCACGCGCAAATTCGATTCCGCGCCGGCGATGTACGAGGCCGGCGTTGCCGAGATCTACGACTACTCGATGACCGGTCCCGATCCGCTGCGCGAGCTGATCCAGCATTTCGGACTTCAGACCATTCCGATGGACGCCGAGCAGGTGCAGTTCGGCGGCGAGCTCCTCAACGACGTCGCGGGCATGCGCCGCAAATACGGCGCCAAGACTGCGGCGGCGATCGAGGCGTTCCGGAACCGCTGCGCCGAGGCGATGACGCCGATCGAATATTACGAGGGCGTCGGCGCGCACGACAACGAGAATCCCTGGGCCTACAAGACCGCCGAGCAGGTGCTCGACGAGGAGGTCGAGGACGAAACCGCGAAGCGTTTCTTCAAGGTGATGGCGCGCTCCGACATCGCGACCGAAAGCCACAACACCAACGGGCTCAACGCGCTCAAGAACTACCTGATGGATGTCGACGGCTATATCGGCCTCTATTCCATACAGAACGGCAACGAGCAGCTGATCGAGTGCCTGCAGTCAGAGGTCAACGCCGACGTCCAGCTCAATCACCGCGTGCTCACCGTCGGCAAGGCGCCGACCGGCCGCTACCAGCTGAAGATGATGAACGGCAAGGGGCCGGAGACGCGCGACTTCGACCTCGTGCTGGTCTGCCTGCCGCATTCGTGGCTCGCGACGATGGGCTGGGAAGGCGAGCAGCTCCGTAAGTCGATGGTCAAGCACGTCTCGTATTTCGATCGTCCCGCGCACTATCTGCGCGTCTCGATCCTGTTCGACACGCCGTTCTGGGGCGAGAAGATTTCCGGCGCCTGGTTCATGTCGGAAGCCTTCGGCGGCTGCTGCGTCTACAACGAGGGCGCGCGCCATGACGTTGGCAAGCACGGCGTGCTGAACTGGCTGATTCCCGGCTCCGACGCGCTGGCCTTCGCCAATTTGTCGGATCAGGAGCTGATCGACGCCGCACTGAAATCGCTGCCCGCCTCGCTCGGCGATGCGCGTTCGCATTTCGTGGAAGGCAAGATCCACCGCTGGCTGTCGTCGGTGAACGCCATCCCCGGCGGTCTGCCCGTGCGCGACGTCATGACCAATCACCGGCCGGAGCCGAAGGAGCATCCCGGCATCGTGGTGGTCGGCGATTATCTGTTCGACTCCACGCTGAACGGTCTGCTCGACTCCTCGGACGCGGCGACCGACATCATCCTGACCGAGATGATGCGCCTGCGCCGCGAGCGCGGACAGGAGGAGGGCGAGCCGGTCTCGGACAAGATCGACCGCGACTATTTCGAGAACTATCGCGGCCTCGGTCCCTACAGCGAAGCTTGGCGCCACTTCACCGATCCCGATTATCTCACCAAGCTGATCGGCATCGTCTGGGGCAAGGCCAGGGGCGCCAAGCTGCTGGTCGCGGGCTCGGCCAGCGGCGAACTGGTGGGCGCGCTGCGCGATCGCGGCATCGATGCCTTCGGCATCGAGAACAACCGCGCCATCCACGCCAGGACGCCGAAGGCGCTGAAGAAGTACAACAAGCTCGGCTCGATCACCGACATGCCGTTCAAGGATGGCGCCTTCGACTTCGTGTTCGAGACCAGCCTCTGCCATGTTTCCCCGAAGCAGGTGGTCCGCGCGATCCGCGAACTGAACCGCGTGGTCAAGACCGGCCTCGTGTTCGGCTCGATCACCTCGGACATGGCTTCGGTGGTGATCGACCGCTACGACCTGCTGCGCGGCGTCAAGAAGCTCGGCACCTGGTGGGAATGGTCCGAGCTATTCTTCGGCAACGGCTTTGACCTGTCGATGCATCGCAAGGACTGCACCGATGCGCTCTGGGAGGCGACGCTTGCCGCCAACAAGGGCCCGGGCCAGTGGTACGCCGACGCCGACAGCCTGCGTTATTCCTTCTTCGACAAGGTCGAGGGTGAGGACGACGACTAG
- a CDS encoding ABC transporter ATP-binding protein, with protein sequence MASKPLPPDKQKLATEEAAELDDKLVPVKPDLEDDEDDEDEEDDELELDDDDEDEELVVFTAREAAGALATILGFVKPFLSNYKRMLSFVAFGVCVETLFNVIMPLSLKYLIDDALGEEDFQALYKILGVLAVAGIFTSIVAVWYERWDARLAACIISDVRKRLFEHVQDLPAAYFGRTKRGEILSRFSVDLSAFEGSVKTFANSAALPFLELIAGIILMLFLNWQLAAVALLVFPITLIGPRILTPKAVQANYEQKQNESALLGMVQENVAAQAVIKAFSLQRKMFGFFSFRNDETRRKIASAAFLSTMVERTVTISVLLLHLVVLAIGAYLATKGQITIGTFVTFESAFWEVSYNIAHVMHFIPVSISSAAAIRHMQELLDEPTRGADRPGAPDLPRITNDITFDHVTFQYEGSQTPVLDNLSLKLNAGKRIAIVGPSGSGKSTLLNLILRLYVPNEGRVAIDGVDVRKVTLDSLRRSMAVVFQENMLFNMSIRENIRLGKEGATDEEVEDAAKKAEIHRYIMSLPQRYDTPVGERGDTLSGGQRQRIAIARAVIRNPSVLLLDEATSALDQTTEAAINRTLLKVAKGRTMIWSTHRLTSVVEMDEIIVISGGRAIERGSHAELLARNGTYRKLWNDQIHQPHGAVAQADDDSDDDDEDDEDEDDEEA encoded by the coding sequence ATGGCGTCCAAGCCCCTCCCGCCCGACAAACAGAAACTCGCCACGGAAGAGGCGGCCGAGCTCGACGACAAGCTTGTCCCAGTCAAGCCGGACCTCGAAGACGACGAGGACGACGAAGACGAGGAGGATGACGAGCTGGAGCTCGACGACGACGATGAGGACGAGGAGCTCGTCGTCTTTACCGCGCGCGAGGCCGCAGGCGCGCTCGCGACCATCCTGGGTTTCGTCAAGCCGTTCCTGTCCAACTACAAGCGGATGCTGTCATTCGTGGCGTTCGGCGTCTGCGTCGAGACGCTGTTCAACGTCATCATGCCGCTCAGCCTGAAGTACCTGATCGACGACGCGCTCGGCGAGGAGGATTTCCAGGCGCTCTACAAGATCCTCGGCGTGCTCGCGGTCGCCGGCATCTTCACCTCGATCGTGGCGGTCTGGTACGAGCGCTGGGACGCCAGGCTGGCTGCCTGCATCATCTCCGATGTCCGCAAGCGCCTGTTCGAGCACGTCCAGGACCTGCCGGCGGCCTATTTCGGCCGCACCAAGCGCGGCGAGATCCTGTCGCGCTTTTCCGTCGACCTTTCGGCCTTCGAGGGCTCGGTCAAGACCTTCGCCAACAGTGCGGCGCTGCCGTTCCTGGAATTGATCGCCGGCATCATCCTGATGTTGTTCCTGAACTGGCAGCTCGCCGCGGTCGCGCTGCTGGTGTTCCCGATCACGCTGATCGGGCCGCGCATCCTCACCCCGAAGGCGGTGCAGGCCAATTACGAGCAGAAGCAGAACGAGAGCGCGCTGCTCGGCATGGTGCAGGAGAACGTGGCCGCGCAGGCCGTGATCAAGGCGTTCAGCCTGCAACGCAAGATGTTCGGCTTCTTCAGCTTCCGCAACGACGAGACCCGCCGCAAGATCGCTTCGGCTGCGTTCCTGTCGACCATGGTGGAGCGGACGGTCACCATTTCGGTGCTGCTGCTGCACCTCGTCGTGCTCGCGATCGGCGCCTATCTGGCGACCAAGGGCCAGATCACCATCGGCACCTTCGTCACCTTCGAGAGCGCGTTCTGGGAGGTCTCCTACAACATCGCCCACGTGATGCACTTCATCCCGGTGTCGATCTCCTCGGCGGCCGCGATCCGCCACATGCAGGAGCTGCTGGATGAGCCGACGCGCGGCGCCGATCGTCCCGGCGCGCCCGATCTGCCGCGCATCACCAACGACATCACCTTCGACCACGTGACGTTCCAGTACGAAGGCAGCCAGACGCCGGTGCTGGACAATCTCAGCCTCAAGCTCAACGCCGGCAAGCGCATCGCCATCGTCGGCCCCTCGGGCTCCGGCAAGAGCACGCTGCTCAATTTGATCCTGCGGCTGTACGTGCCCAACGAGGGGCGCGTCGCCATCGACGGCGTCGACGTGCGCAAGGTGACGCTGGATTCGCTGCGCCGGAGCATGGCGGTGGTGTTCCAGGAGAACATGCTGTTCAACATGTCGATTCGCGAGAACATCCGGCTCGGCAAGGAAGGCGCGACCGACGAGGAGGTGGAGGACGCCGCCAAGAAGGCCGAGATCCACCGCTACATCATGAGCCTGCCGCAGCGCTACGACACGCCGGTCGGCGAGCGCGGCGATACGCTGTCGGGCGGCCAGCGCCAGCGCATCGCGATTGCGCGCGCGGTCATCCGTAACCCTTCCGTGCTGCTGCTGGACGAAGCCACCTCGGCGCTCGACCAGACCACCGAGGCCGCGATCAACCGCACGCTGCTGAAGGTCGCGAAGGGGCGCACCATGATCTGGTCGACCCATCGCCTGACCTCCGTGGTCGAGATGGACGAGATCATCGTGATCTCAGGGGGCAGGGCGATCGAGCGCGGCTCGCATGCCGAGCTGCTCGCCAGGAACGGCACCTATCGCAAGCTGTGGAACGACCAGATCCACCAGCCGCATGGCGCTGTGGCTCAGGCCGATGACGACAGCGACGATGACGACGAGGATGATGAGGACGAGGACGACGAGGAGGCGTGA